One window of Natrinema sp. SYSU A 869 genomic DNA carries:
- a CDS encoding site-specific integrase, whose product MNLQQHKQRDDMKVWLSQTEVDQFLEAADDTQQRIAFALGARCGLRSHEVLNVAPDDVVDTDAGTMLRVWHGKGDKFRETPVPRDLATTIDTIDDYRDADASSPLVEITSTRSLRRWVRSTADELYEETGDAGWDHLGFHDLRRTWATALASADVDPLLVCDWGGWNDLETFLKHYRGTFSPEAQQRERRKVNWL is encoded by the coding sequence ATGAACCTACAACAGCACAAGCAGCGAGACGATATGAAGGTCTGGCTCAGCCAGACCGAGGTCGATCAGTTCCTCGAGGCCGCCGACGATACGCAGCAGCGAATCGCGTTTGCACTCGGTGCCCGCTGCGGGCTCCGTTCACACGAGGTTCTCAACGTCGCTCCTGACGATGTCGTCGACACCGATGCCGGCACGATGCTCCGAGTCTGGCACGGGAAAGGCGACAAGTTCCGCGAGACGCCGGTCCCGCGAGATCTCGCAACGACCATCGACACGATCGACGACTATCGCGACGCGGACGCGAGTTCGCCGCTTGTCGAGATCACAAGCACACGCTCGCTGCGCCGCTGGGTTCGATCGACAGCTGACGAGTTGTACGAAGAGACCGGCGACGCTGGCTGGGATCACCTCGGGTTCCACGATCTCCGTCGGACCTGGGCGACCGCACTCGCCTCGGCGGATGTCGATCCGCTCTTGGTGTGTGACTGGGGTGGGTGGAACGACCTCGAGACGTTCCTCAAGCACTACCGCGGGACGTTCTCACCAGAAGCTCAGCAACGAGAACGTAGGAAAGTGAACTGGCTATGA